Proteins encoded by one window of Synechococcus sp. MVIR-18-1:
- a CDS encoding ATP-dependent RecD-like DNA helicase, with protein sequence MKSAATDALFALQRGLLATLLRRYPPEQSSEPLVELVHALTLALSRGDISLQLHDEAEAPEGIESKGWPKLHREALVASGWLDGDQSVLVLSHNTLSWRRWHGAMQELERELQRRCFQAPIHATPHSATSSQLAKNNDLSPEQRSAVRAIDHYGVVLLSGGPGTGKTSTVLHMLLRALEHQPKLRARLAAPTGKAARRLQDAIRSHPKTASLPCTTLHRLLEARPGGFGRHRRNPLHVDLLIVDEMSMVDLELGRALLSALPPHCQLVLVGDSAQLPPIGAGAVWQHLQEPDQIRRFNDGAITLTRVYRNRGALAQMSALLRDQGLRPFWSQLSALPKTSNISVACPKTKQIPEAVHAELIEHLDHLKERASALEINAHGQPHQQQAQDLLNILDGLMVLCPRRRGPWGVDAVHQRLLDGAEPQRWPSGLPVLCSENQPELGLANGDLGVMVGEGAHQRALFLSSDPSGESRHALLHPARLRHLEPALALTIHKAQGCEMDKVLLLWPALDDRQSSSLLYTAITRAKQQLLLFADPTAMVLSRTTGSRHPEDQSKIGNG encoded by the coding sequence ATGAAATCGGCAGCGACGGATGCTCTCTTTGCCCTGCAGCGTGGATTGCTCGCAACCCTGCTCCGGCGGTATCCGCCGGAGCAAAGCAGTGAACCGCTGGTCGAGCTTGTGCATGCACTCACCCTTGCCCTTAGCCGAGGTGACATCTCCCTTCAACTCCACGATGAAGCGGAGGCTCCAGAGGGGATCGAAAGTAAGGGCTGGCCGAAGCTTCACCGTGAAGCCTTGGTGGCGAGTGGATGGCTCGACGGTGATCAATCCGTTTTGGTTCTGAGCCACAACACGCTGTCCTGGCGTCGTTGGCATGGAGCCATGCAAGAGCTCGAACGCGAACTTCAGCGCCGCTGTTTCCAGGCTCCAATCCATGCCACACCCCACAGCGCCACATCCAGCCAGCTAGCCAAGAACAACGATCTCAGTCCGGAGCAGCGATCGGCTGTCCGTGCGATCGATCACTACGGCGTGGTTCTGCTCAGCGGCGGGCCTGGAACCGGTAAAACCAGCACGGTGTTGCACATGCTGCTCCGCGCTCTTGAACATCAACCCAAGCTTCGGGCGAGGCTGGCCGCTCCTACGGGCAAGGCCGCACGTCGGCTCCAAGACGCGATTCGCAGCCACCCAAAAACCGCATCCTTGCCCTGCACCACGCTGCATCGATTGCTGGAGGCCCGTCCTGGAGGCTTTGGCCGTCATCGACGCAACCCACTGCATGTAGACCTGCTCATCGTCGATGAAATGTCGATGGTGGACTTAGAGCTAGGCCGTGCCCTGTTGAGTGCTCTACCTCCCCATTGCCAACTGGTCCTGGTGGGAGACAGCGCTCAGCTGCCACCGATTGGTGCAGGAGCCGTTTGGCAGCATCTCCAAGAACCGGATCAAATCAGGCGCTTCAACGATGGGGCCATCACCCTCACGAGGGTTTATCGCAATCGAGGTGCCCTTGCTCAGATGAGTGCACTACTCCGTGATCAAGGCCTGAGACCGTTCTGGTCCCAACTCAGCGCGTTGCCTAAAACCTCAAACATCAGCGTTGCTTGCCCCAAAACCAAACAGATTCCTGAGGCTGTGCACGCCGAACTGATTGAGCATCTCGACCATCTCAAGGAGAGGGCAAGCGCTTTAGAGATCAACGCCCATGGACAACCCCATCAACAACAAGCCCAAGACCTTCTGAACATCCTTGACGGCTTGATGGTGCTCTGCCCGCGTCGGCGCGGGCCATGGGGTGTTGATGCCGTCCATCAACGGTTGCTTGATGGCGCTGAACCGCAGCGCTGGCCGTCGGGTCTACCAGTGCTTTGCAGTGAAAATCAGCCGGAACTCGGACTCGCCAATGGAGATCTAGGGGTCATGGTCGGAGAGGGGGCGCATCAACGGGCTCTTTTTCTCAGCAGCGACCCCTCTGGAGAAAGCCGGCATGCGCTTTTGCATCCAGCCCGTCTTCGGCACTTAGAGCCAGCTCTGGCACTCACCATTCACAAAGCTCAGGGATGTGAGATGGACAAAGTGCTGCTGCTCTGGCCTGCTCTCGACGATCGCCAAAGCAGCTCGCTTCTTTACACGGCCATCACCCGCGCTAAACAGCAACTGCTTTTATTTGCAGATCCAACAGCGATGGTTTTAAGCCGCACCACAGGATCTCGGCATCCTGAGGATCAAAGCAAAATCGGGAATGGGTAG